One Amycolatopsis sp. NBC_00355 genomic window carries:
- a CDS encoding DUF4328 domain-containing protein — translation MHPGQPPAGQQPYPPGYWPRPAAPPPNAQQLHGRALAAQPEPYPYHRRPVHRPKLRWVATPPPGAWPRRRAVAPERYYGPPSYPVPPRWGFPNLVWRRPTSVPGTASDAVRPIDRVRVLSRSLVGILFAFSVLAVVAAGAEVWRYVLLVQGREAALSRSVVAFSDGFVLTAGLLASILALLPAGLSVWWLLVARHAAADASGDDPPRPVWQVLVGILVPLANLPMALSIVGELEHAVLGRPRDVRPKPSRQVVVWWGAWLLNWVMLGVTIVWRFRTDVQSMADSVVLVALTDLAAAALAVVTALVVRRFTALLAPSDAMGVRELRVLKVDGAPEPELRPQRPAGAVR, via the coding sequence TTGCACCCGGGTCAGCCTCCGGCGGGTCAGCAGCCGTACCCACCCGGGTACTGGCCGCGCCCGGCCGCGCCGCCGCCGAACGCGCAGCAGCTGCACGGCCGCGCGCTGGCCGCGCAACCGGAGCCGTACCCCTATCACCGCCGTCCGGTCCACCGGCCGAAGCTGCGCTGGGTGGCGACCCCGCCGCCCGGCGCATGGCCGCGTCGGCGCGCGGTGGCCCCCGAGCGCTACTACGGCCCGCCGTCCTACCCGGTGCCGCCGCGCTGGGGCTTCCCGAACCTGGTCTGGCGCCGTCCGACGTCGGTCCCGGGCACGGCGTCCGACGCCGTCCGCCCGATCGACCGGGTGCGGGTGCTCAGCCGCAGCCTGGTCGGCATCCTCTTCGCGTTCTCCGTGCTCGCGGTGGTCGCCGCCGGCGCCGAGGTCTGGCGGTACGTGCTGCTCGTCCAGGGCCGCGAAGCCGCGCTGTCCCGCTCGGTCGTCGCGTTCTCCGACGGGTTCGTGCTCACCGCGGGTCTGCTCGCGTCGATCCTCGCGCTGCTGCCGGCGGGGCTGTCCGTCTGGTGGCTGCTGGTCGCCCGGCACGCGGCCGCGGACGCCTCGGGCGACGACCCGCCGCGCCCGGTGTGGCAGGTGCTGGTCGGCATCCTGGTGCCGCTCGCGAACCTGCCGATGGCGCTGTCGATCGTCGGCGAGCTGGAACACGCGGTGCTGGGGCGCCCGCGTGACGTCCGCCCGAAGCCGTCCCGCCAGGTGGTCGTCTGGTGGGGCGCCTGGCTGCTGAACTGGGTCATGCTGGGCGTGACGATCGTCTGGCGCTTCCGGACCGACGTGCAGTCGATGGCGGACAGCGTTGTCCTGGTCGCGCTGACCGACCTGGCCGCGGCCGCGCTCGCGGTGGTGACGGCGCTGGTCGTGCGGCGGTTCACGGCGTTGCTGGCGCCGTCGGACGCGATGGGTGTGCGCGAGCTGCGCGTGCTGAAGGTCGACGGCGCGCCCGAGCCCGAGCTGCGGCCCCAGCGCCCGGCCGGCGCGGTCCGCTAG
- a CDS encoding TetR/AcrR family transcriptional regulator — protein sequence MSEGLRAQKKHETRRNISDVATGLFIRNGFEDVTIAEIAAEARVAKMTVTNHFPRKEDLVFDIRADFAAWPAALIHDSAFHDTREVYFEALGAEHALVGFSGRGFARMIRDSQVLTNALHEMHREREAALTHLLLGRHPEQALEPVLAAAHLATVLRVLFQEVFDRTLDDEPGKRIADAVWPLAEQAFDQLEPILGKY from the coding sequence ATGAGCGAGGGACTCCGGGCCCAGAAGAAGCACGAGACCAGGAGGAACATCTCCGACGTCGCGACCGGCCTGTTCATCCGGAACGGCTTCGAAGACGTGACGATCGCCGAGATCGCCGCCGAGGCGCGGGTGGCCAAGATGACCGTGACGAACCACTTCCCGCGCAAGGAAGACCTGGTCTTCGACATCCGCGCGGACTTCGCGGCCTGGCCCGCGGCGCTGATCCACGACAGCGCCTTCCACGACACGCGCGAGGTCTACTTCGAGGCCCTCGGCGCCGAACACGCGCTGGTCGGCTTTTCCGGCCGGGGGTTCGCGCGGATGATCAGGGACAGCCAGGTCCTGACGAACGCGCTGCACGAGATGCACCGCGAGCGCGAGGCGGCGCTCACGCACCTCCTGCTCGGACGGCACCCCGAGCAGGCGCTCGAGCCGGTCCTGGCCGCCGCGCACCTCGCGACGGTGCTGCGGGTGCTCTTCCAGGAGGTCTTCGACCGGACGCTCGACGACGAGCCCGGGAAGCGGATCGCCGACGCCGTGTGGCCCCTCGCCGAACAGGCCTTCGACCAGCTGGAACCGATTCTCGGCAAGTACTGA